A stretch of DNA from Capsicum annuum cultivar UCD-10X-F1 unplaced genomic scaffold, UCD10Xv1.1 ctg4897, whole genome shotgun sequence:
GGTCTATATTTACTCACTTTGAATTCAAAAAACACCTCTTCTAATCATATCTTTTGATGGGTTAAGACTTAAGTATTTATAGCATCCATCTGTGAACCCTTGGTACAGATACTTCTGTTTCCAGTATGGTTAGAAGAGATCTGTTCTTGCTAGAATTGGGAATTGTTTAAGACATTATGATCCTGGAAATTAAGTTCTTCCCTTAGGTTGTCCAGTTGATTATCTTGTGCTGCTATTTGCTTTTTCTTAAGATAGGACAACACAATTTCCATGTTGCATTTTAGTCTAACTTGTCTAGCATGTTGattaatctagtttgttgtctTTACTGGTAGGAATATCAAATGTTTGCTTGACCGGGTTAGAAACGGTGAGCTGACTGAGGACAGGAACATTGCTATGCTGGAAATACAGGAGGTTGTCTCTAAAAGTTCTGCTGGACAAAAGAACTTCGGAGCAGTGGGTTAGTATTGATATCTTGTTATCTGCACGCAAATTCTGTTCCTATTTTTCTTCGCCATCATATGATGATGTTTatttaaatcttttattttttacagGATTCCAAGTGATATTGAACATCTTAAAGGAGAGCGATAATGTTTACATGGTACAATTGCTTTGTTACCAATTTTAAAACTAAGATATGTTAATGTATTTTAGTGGGGCTTATGCATTCTATGTATTATTGGCATGAACGTTCAAGCTATATGTTTCTTGTCtttttatgatttcttatattgttctagttgattggATTCTTTATTGCTTATGTGGTACCAATGATCACTCTAAATTTGACTTAATTGAACATATTGATGGTTGGAGTGAAATCAATActgttaaattagaaaaaaaaaaagagaagagtatTGAGAATTGAATTGATTGAGTAAAGAAGAGATATTTGGTGCTTGAAGGTCACGGATGCTTTGCTAACTCTTTTGGACACTTTAACTccaataaatcatgaaaaagggTCTGCGGATGAGGTTCAGCCACATGTGATGAATAGTGACTTGCTCTTTCAAGAAGAAAATAGTATCTCTCTTCTCTTAGGTTTGTCGGTAAGCATGTTGTTGCTATTATTCTTGCTTGTtttagacttttagttgtataGTGAATTATCTCTTTGCAATTGGCTGATCTAATTACTCTGCCAGTCACATGAGGATTTCTATGTACGATACTATACACTTAAAGTTTTGAAGGCCCTCCTAACTAATTCTCCACAAAAGTATGGCTATTACTTTCACTGCATATTGTTTCAACTTTCAATTACTTCTTTAAACCCATTTTGAGGAGACGGCATGCTGAAATAATATTCAGGTTAACGGTAGCTATGCTTGACATTTTCCGGATACAACAACTGATGAATATGTGTGCGGATTGTCATGAGGTATGAACCGGAAATGATAAAATGATTATGCTCTTTGTCTTCGTGGGTTTCTAACTTTGGCATGTCTTGAAGCTCATACAATATGAGGCACTTTGGCTTCTGTTTTCCTTGAACCGTGAGGCTGAAGTGAGCCAGGCTGAAGTGAGTGCTGCTTCCTTTCCTTGGTGGCTGCCTCCCCCTGCTGTAATCTTCAAATTTTACGTACTTTGGGCATAGCATTTGGCTTAACTCT
This window harbors:
- the LOC107859849 gene encoding golgin candidate 6 (The sequence of the model RefSeq protein was modified relative to this genomic sequence to represent the inferred CDS: added 53 bases not found in genome assembly); translated protein: MDSICQSVDEMVSCDEERNIKCLLDRVRNGELTEDRNIAMLEIQEVVSKSSAGQKNFGAVGFQVILNILKESDNVYMVTDALLTLLDTLTPINHEKGSADEVQPHVMNSDLLFQEENSISLLLGLSSHEDFYVRYYTLKVLKALLTNSPQKLTVAMLDIFRIQQLMNMCADCHELIQYEALWLLFSLNREAEVSQAEEIQKILVSQGAFEMIFSIIKEGGSEGEAVQVWTSDLKLNSKMFFRIVEIGKLR